AGTTTTCCGTTACTCATCTTGTGTACGcggtttaaaattaaacataggaAAAAGTATGATTGATATTTAACCTACAAACAAGGAAAATATAGATATTTGAAGTAAgaacaaatttaattatatttttttaaatatttatgtgtAACATTCACTTTATTAATCAGGCTAATAGCATTGTAAACTTGTAATAATTAATGTGAGTTGTTGGGCTATCGATCGTGAGCTAGGCTGGCAGTCACGACTTTAGTTTACCGACGACCGATATGCAAGAAAACCGACGACTTGATCTGTGTGAGTTTATTGATGGTTAGGCCTagacaatttaaattttgtttggtTACTCTGGTGTTAATTTAACACAGTGTAGGCTAGACTTAGCTCTGTGATACCATACGATTACAGAGAGCTAGCATGCTGCCTGGAATGGTAGGCTGGGTGGGGGTGGGCGTGTGATAATTCATAATCAAATCATGTTGGTGGATGGATTGTATAAATGAGGCGGCTGGCTCTCGGAGTGCGATGATGTGTCATGACACGCGGAAAGGACAGGGTGGTCTTATgcaataggcctagcctaggcctagatattatataaatgaattaaattagcctaggcctatataagaatgaaataaattttgtgtatcttttaggcctattttagtttataaaaaACATGAGCAGACGTAGTAAAAAACAATTCTCAGTGGGTGAAGAGGTGAGAGCGAAATGGCCAGGCAGCTCTCTGTGGTTTAAAGCAACCATTAAAAGTATTGAAGATGATGACGTATTTGTAACCTTTGAAGATGGTACTGAAGACGTCGTAAGAAAGAATGATATTTCGGTAAGCTCTAGAAAATCATACTCGAccaaaaaatgttgttgttttgttgATTGTACGtccatatatatttaaattatactttttgaatttatatcaaatataggataattgaatttattatttaaacctaaatttattttgtagagAGATGGATCTTTTAGGTCACGATCCAAATCTCCAGCAAGACGTGCTGGAAGAAGGAGTCGTTCTAGGTCGCCAGCAAGACGGAAGCCTTCTCCTGCCAGACAGAAGAAGACTTCACCCGCCAGACAGCAGAAGGGTTCTCCTGGTAGGCCGAAGAAAGTTTCCCAAGGCCCAGCTCGACAACAAAAGGAGAAAGAAGACAAGAAGAGCGAGAATAATCCTGCACCAGCACAAACAACTGTGATCCCTGATGAGACACCTAGACGCAGCTCAAGAAGAACTGTAGTTAGCAGCACTGTAAGTGGGTTTGTTTACCTATCTAGGCCTGACTCAATTTAGTATTAGCCTGACAATGTCTAAAgatcagtctacactatcaaactagtttgacaaaaaatgtgatgtgcccaaatatggtagtggtatgacatcacatttttttgtcacataaagtttgatagtgtagacagagcttaataaatcATGTTCCTATGAGACTGGCACCATCAGACACATTTAATAGTCCTTTGCTCCAACCAAGAGTAAGACCATGTTTATTTTGCCTTATCTTtcataaagttttaaaataaatctttaaaCCTTCCTGTTTCATGCACAGGCTACTACAGAAACCAGAACCTATGGAACACGCTCTGCAGTAAAGGCTGGGAAGCAGACCATTGATGCACCTTTGGAATCATTCTCAACAAGGGTAGCAAAGACTACCCATTACGAGTTTGGTGGGCCCATAGGTAAAGTATTcaattatttagttttatttattctgcAATCTGCAGAAATTAAGAATAATTAAAAGTCGGTCTAGAATGTTTATGAGAAACTAATTGGTCATTGTCCAATCCAAAGTTACTAATCAAATTAGTGTAATACTAATAAGCATTATTAACGTGTTTGTTGTTTTTACATTAGGTGCAACATTGACTGTGTTTTTCCTTCCACTGGCTATGTACTATTTTTACTTTGCCTGTGGAAAGAACAAGTGTGAGCTGACCCTAAAGCCTGGCTTCAGTAGAAAATTTGCAGATTACTATGACCCAGAAGCCTACCTCATGTTTTGTGGCTGGATGGTATTCCAGGCTGCCTTATACATGCTACCAATTGGCAAGGTAAGGCTGATTCATTTCGTGTCGGCCGAAAATTTGGTCTGCAACTTCAACCTTTTATATTGATATTCATTTTGTAAGTTAACCCATCGTGAACGGTTTTCCGATGGCGATAAAGCTATGTATCTGGGCAGGCATTTATCAGTCTTTTTGCTTAAGTCTTTTTATCTGATGGAATGGATTTTGTTATCtgagaaaaaagaaaataatgaataaaaatatatttttttttgcggGTAATATTTATTGTAGTGTATAATCTCTATAATGGCTTAAATTGATATTAACTAACATTACAATACTTATTCATTTTTTCTATGTAGAGTTGTTTAGGACAACAGTTGAAAAATGGAAGTAGATTGTCTTACCGTCTCAATGGTATGTCCTTATCACTTTATTTCTTTGTAAATAGACTATagtaatatttttcattttagtacgaatgaaaaaaaaagaatagtgCACAATTTTTTTAAGTCCTCTAAGCAAGAAGTTTGCAGATTTTAATCTTCTCAAACTAATACTAATCATTTTGATTAAAAACCACTCgtaaattatgatattatttttttttacaggttTCTTGGCATTTTTCTTGAGCATCTGTGCATTTGCAGGACTTGTTTATAAAGGCTATCCTGTGACCAAGGTTTACGACAAGTTTCTACCTCTGATGACGGCATCTATCATCTTCTCGTttgtgatgtcatcactacTATATATCAGGGCTAAGTTTGTAGCCAACAGTCAGCTGGCACCGGGAGGAAATTCTCGTAAGTCTTAAAGCTTAATGTAACCAAGGTAATCTAaaaacaggatgctgagctccaaagatcaaagggtttatctgtggctgagACAAGATCCGTTTCACGCCCCTTAACattatgtacatagtacagtactgttggtatttgtcacagccagacataagatcaaaggactgttacgagttcctatcttggcaatgctagctcagtgtcctgttgttagattgccttgatgtAACAGtcatataataaaatttaatgtagTCAGTATAATCAATTATTGTACAagaaaccatatttatttttcttttggcAGATTGCACCATTTATGATTGGTTTATTGGTCATGAGTTGAACCCACGTATAGGCAACTTTGATTTAAAGTTTTTCTGTGAACTTCGACCTGGTTTGATTGGATGGGTAAGtaaataactataataatatagcTTCAAATAGCTTACTATGTGCCCCAAAAAACTTGAGTAAATAAATAGTTACTTCAGGGATTCAATGACCCACACACCATATGCATAAACATTGCAAAAGCTATAGCCAGTGGAGCATTAGTCTTTAACAATGAAGTTTGCTCCTAAATGGAAGATTAGACCCTATTGTCTGACCCCACCCATTCATGGCTAACTTATATCTTACAGATTATGATTGACCTGGCCTTTTTGG
The window above is part of the Antedon mediterranea chromosome 10, ecAntMedi1.1, whole genome shotgun sequence genome. Proteins encoded here:
- the LOC140060684 gene encoding delta(14)-sterol reductase TM7SF2-like produces the protein MSRRSKKQFSVGEEVRAKWPGSSLWFKATIKSIEDDDVFVTFEDGTEDVVRKNDISRDGSFRSRSKSPARRAGRRSRSRSPARRKPSPARQKKTSPARQQKGSPGRPKKVSQGPARQQKEKEDKKSENNPAPAQTTVIPDETPRRSSRRTVVSSTATTETRTYGTRSAVKAGKQTIDAPLESFSTRVAKTTHYEFGGPIGATLTVFFLPLAMYYFYFACGKNKCELTLKPGFSRKFADYYDPEAYLMFCGWMVFQAALYMLPIGKSCLGQQLKNGSRLSYRLNGFLAFFLSICAFAGLVYKGYPVTKVYDKFLPLMTASIIFSFVMSSLLYIRAKFVANSQLAPGGNSHCTIYDWFIGHELNPRIGNFDLKFFCELRPGLIGWIMIDLAFLVKALESGTPMDNLPMILLVCFHTLYVADALWCEDAILTTMDITSDGFGFMLVFGDLAWVPFVYSLQARFLVDHSVTMAYRNYYLAAIVCLGLFGYYIFRSSNCQKNMFRKNPNNPALKDLATIQTPNKKLLVGGWWGMVQHPNYLGDIMMAFSWSLFCGCKSIFVYFYPFYLTVLLVHRQRRDDYHCRQKYGPAWDKYTQLVPYRIFPKLY